In Haloarcula limicola, the genomic stretch CGGACAGCGACGAGTGGCGCTGCTGTCGGGGACACGTCCCTCGCCGGAAGAACCGAGAAGGGTCGTCCGTGGAGGTGGCGGCCTGCGACTACGGACAGCCGTCGTCGCTGCCGTTCTCGGTCCCGTTCTCCGGGGACTCCGGAGTGGGCTCGTCCGCTTCCGGGGCCTCGCTTTTCTCGGCGGGCGAGTGGTCGAGTTCGAGCGTGTACGCCGCGGAGTCGAGCGACGGGTCCATCGTCGCAGCGGGTTCGAACCCGACCTCGACGACGTACGTGCCGTTCTGTTCGGCCACGAAGGACTCGTCGTAGTCGTCGAGCGCGACGTCCTCGCCGTTCGGGGCGGTGACGGACACCTGCTCGTACCACTCGCGGTCGTGGACCTGAGAGACGACGTCGATATCCATCTCGTCGCCGGCGGTGAGGTTCACCGCGTAGTGGTCGTCGTCGTAGTTGGCGGCGGCGGCGTCGACCGTGGCGTCGCCGTCGACTACCGTCGCCGACTCGGGCGATTCGTCGGGGTCGTACCGATCGAGTCGGTGCGTTTCGAGCGTCAGATCGTACCGTTTCTCCTTTTGGCCTTCCTCGGTGACGCGGACCGTGTATGTCTGGTTGGTCTCGGCGACGTCGCCCGCTTTCGCGTCGAAGTCCTCCATCATGACGTTGGTGCTCGCGGGGTCGTCGCCGCCCGAGAGCGTCCCGACTTCGGTGCCGTTCTCGTCGTACACGCTGACGCTGATGTCGTCGAACGTCGACGTGCTCGCGTCGAGGGCAGCGGTCAACGTGAACGCCTCACCGCGCGCCGCGTCGAACGTGAAATTCCGCGTGCTGGTCGTCGTCACCGACACGGTCTCGCCGTCGTGTATCGGCGTCGCGTTCACCTCTGCGCTATCCGTCGTGTCAGCGCCGGCGTCTCGGGCGAGTGCGCCCGGGGCGAAGACGCCGCCGACGACGACTGCGGAGAGGACGAGAAGCGCGACGAGTCCGATACGTACAGTGTTCGTCTGTCTCATTGTTGGATCAGTGCTACCTCCACAGCACAGGGACCATCGGTCTAACACGGGGCCGAAATCGGTGCAGGTCTGGGAGAGGTAACACGTTAGCGTTCACAGACGCCCCATCTTATTACCATCTGTATAACCTCCCAAAATCCGCCCACATCGGCTATACGCTCCCCTCAGAGATTATGACTCTATTTTACTGTCTAAATGTATTTATTACCTATAAGTACGAAATGTCCCCTGTGTCAGGTTACTGCTGGGCAACAGGGTCCGGACAACTATCGACCGCTGAACGGTGACTTTGCGGTCAACTTATAATATTCGGTCGCTGGGGGCCGAGATGGACGAAACCACCGGCAGCGAGCGGTTCGGGCGCTACTGCCGTCGGTACATCTAGCAACTTTTAACCGGCGCAGAGAGGTACAACCGGGTAAGATGGCGAGCAACAAAATTCTGGGTATCGACCTCGGGACCACGAACAGCGCGTTCGCGGTCATGGAAGGTGGCGACCCCGAAATCATCGTCAACGCGGAAGGCGAGCGGACGACGCCCTCCGTCGTCGCGTTCGACGACGGGGAGCGCCTCGTCGGCAAGCCGGCGAAGAACCAGGCCGTAAAGAACCCCGCACAGACCATCCAGTCCATCAAGCGCCACATGGGCGAGGAGAACTACTCCGTGGAACTGGACGGCGAGGAGTACACGCCGGAGCAGGTCTCGGCGATGATCCTCCAGAAGATCAAGCGCGACGCCGAAGAGTACCTCGGTGACGAGATCGAGAAGGCCGTCATCACGGTCCCCGCGTACTTCAACGACCGCCAGCGACAGGCGACCAAGGACGCCGGCGAGATCGCCGGCTTCGAGGTCGAGCGCATCGTCAACGAGCCGACCGCGGCCGCGATGGCCTACGGGCTGGACGACGAGTCCGACCAGACGGTGCTGGTCTACGACCTCGGCGGCGGAACCTTCGACGTCTCCATCCTCGACCTCGGCGGCGGCGTCTACGAGGTCGTCGCCACGAACGGGGACAACGACCTCGGCGGCGACGACTGGGACCAGGCCATCATCGACTACCTGGCCGACGAGTTCGAGTCCGAGCACGGCGTCGACCTGCGCGACGACCGACAGGCCCTCCAGCGGCTGACCGAGGCCGCCGAGGAGGCCAAGGTCGAACTCTCCTCGCGTAAGGAGACCCGCATCAACCTGCCGTTCATCGCCACGACCGACGACGGCCCCCTCGACCTCGAACAGAAGCTCACGCGCGCGAAATTCGAGTCGCTGACCGAGGACCTCATCGAGCGGACCGTCGGCCCGACGGAGCAGGCGCTCTCCGACGCGGGCTACGGGCAGAGCGACATCGACGAGGTCATCCTCGTCGGCGGGTCCACCCGGATGCCCCAGGTCCAGGAGCAGGTCGAGGAGATGACCGGCCAGGAGCCGAAGAAGAACGTCAACCCCGACGAGGCCGTCGCGCTGGGCGCGGCCATCCAGGGCGGCGTCCTCTCGGGCGACGTCGACGACATCGTCCTGCTCGACGTGACGCCGCTCTCGCTGGGTGTCGAGGTCAAGGGCGGCCTCTTCGAGCGGCTCATCGAGAAGAACACGACGATTCCCACGGAGGAGTCGAAGATCTTCAC encodes the following:
- the dnaK gene encoding molecular chaperone DnaK translates to MASNKILGIDLGTTNSAFAVMEGGDPEIIVNAEGERTTPSVVAFDDGERLVGKPAKNQAVKNPAQTIQSIKRHMGEENYSVELDGEEYTPEQVSAMILQKIKRDAEEYLGDEIEKAVITVPAYFNDRQRQATKDAGEIAGFEVERIVNEPTAAAMAYGLDDESDQTVLVYDLGGGTFDVSILDLGGGVYEVVATNGDNDLGGDDWDQAIIDYLADEFESEHGVDLRDDRQALQRLTEAAEEAKVELSSRKETRINLPFIATTDDGPLDLEQKLTRAKFESLTEDLIERTVGPTEQALSDAGYGQSDIDEVILVGGSTRMPQVQEQVEEMTGQEPKKNVNPDEAVALGAAIQGGVLSGDVDDIVLLDVTPLSLGVEVKGGLFERLIEKNTTIPTEESKIFTTAQDSQTQVQIRVFQGEREIAEENELLGAFALSGIPPAPAGTPQIEVSFNIDENGIVNVEAEDKGSGNKEDITIEGGAGLSDEQIEEMQNEAEQHAEEDEERRKEIEARNEAEAAVRRAETLMEENEEELDDDVKSDIEAKIEDVEETLEDEDATTEDYEQVTEELSEELQEIGKQMYDGQAQQQAAGGAGGMGGAGPGGAGGPGGAGGASGQGEEYVDADFEDVEEDDDE